The stretch of DNA TGCCATTGACGCAGATCGCCCAAAAGGCTCCCGGACCACCTGTCTATCGAAAAAACAACTCGAAAGTACGCAAGTGTCCAGTGACGTCGCCATGTCCCGCCAATGTTGATGTGGTCGGGGTCGAGATGCTGATCGCCCACCATTCCATGATGCCGCGCGTGCATCCGACGATATGCGGCAAGGGATGAATAGGTTGCTGGAGCAAGCAATGCGTAAGCAAGTACGTCATTTCGCAACCTCCCAGGCACGAGGTTGCCGTGGGCGGCTTCGTGCAGCAAATTGCCCAGCGCGCGCTGGCGATTGCCGATCACCAGCAAGGCCAAGACGAAGCAGAAATTCGTATAGAAATGTTGAACGGCCACAACGCTTAGCAGAATCAGAATCCAGTCGAGTGCGATGTCGACGGCAGGTCTCCACCCGCACTTTCCGGTGAGATCGGCAAGCGAAATACCCTCTTGCTCCATCTGCTTCCTTAATCTCCGGATATCGTATGCAATTTTTCGTTGTTGCATAGCTTGAATTCAGACTATGTGGTTCACATGGTGCAGATTTTTCCAATCCGTGTTGCCGAATCTGACCCTTGTGATCGTAGCATCTTGGCCCGGCATATCAATATGCGTGCAAATTTTTTGCAGGCAGGGTAAAAATTCTGCTGGTGGACAGAACAGACCTCTCGCGCGAGACCCGTGAGCACGAGTAAGTTAAGCTCTGGCTTTTACTTGGCCTCGACCTCTTCCTGTCACTTTGCTCATTTCGTTCATGAAACCCACGCTGATCAACCCAGTGCGTGAATTGCCAAAGCTGCTTCGATTTATGCGACCGGAACTGTCGAGCAAACGATACGCATTCGCGTCGTTGCCGCCCGAAGCTGACCTGTCCACGGTCTCGCCGCTATGCTGCTTTGCAGAACAGGAGGGTGTCTCCGTCATCGTCGAGTATGCTCAGGCCATCGCAGCTAATATCCCGTGTCATCGTCAGATTTACAGGATGATCGTGCTCACAGTCTATTCAGACCTTAATTCTGTGGGATTTCTCGCGGCAATATCTCAAGCACTCGCGAACGAAGACGTTCCATGCAATGTCGTGTCAGCTCACTTCCACGATTACCTTTTCGTTCCCGATGAACTCGCGAACAACGCCATCCAATGTCTTGAGAACTTGTCAAAGAGTATTCGTTTCGCTGATACGTGAGGAAAACTGCCCAAGCATACTCTTCAACCTGCGGTTTCAGATGAATCGCCGCGGCTCGGCATCGATTGTTGTCATGCGAGCCCAACTCCCGGCAAGCAACGTCTCCATCGCCCCGAGAACGTCTCTGCCCAGGAGTCTGAGCCCAGTTCGCAGTACATTTGCCATGATCCGACACAGGTGCATGACGATTGTTGCTGGTCCGATCATTCGCCGAGTTCGCCGGACGCAGTTCACAGAAGCGCACAGAGATCGTTGCCAGGTCTGACTGTCTCACATACTTCGATACCGACGGCTGCATTCCGGAGCATGGAAGGTCTGCTGATTTCAGACTGCGCACCGAGGCCACAGGAACTATACGCTGCGACGCTCAGGGCGGCGTGGTGGTGAAGGACGCGCCACTCTGAGCCTTCATAGGTGCCCGGGGCGCATTACTGCTTGAGGTCCTGACTGTCGCGCTCGATACGCCCGCGCATCTTGGTCACAAAGGCCAACTGCTCGATGGTAGCCTCTACGGGGGCCGTGCACAGGAGGTATTTGAGAGGTTCGGCAGCCCCTTCGAGCCATTCGAAGAGCAACCGTTCTTGCGCACGTTTTTTGTTACTTCAAACATTGCGATGTGCGGCGTCGACACGTACGGCCGCGAAACGAGACTGCAGCGTTGCAATGCTCCCTTCTCGCCATGTGACGCTCTGGTAAGCATCGTCAGGCAACGCCATAGCCAGCGCCTTGAAGCTCATCAGTTCGCGACTAGCAGGCTGTTGAAATACCCCTCGCCGATGTGCGGCGGGGCCTTCGGATGTGGCGATGTGTCGGTTCGGTTCTTGACGATTTAATGCTGCGCGTCCCTAATTCGAGTGAACCCAATGCCATCGTCTCGCCAATTTGCGCCCCTATGCCGCCTTCGCAGCGAGCGTACGCATGCGAGTCAGGTTATAGGCCGCCTGCGTCAACACAAAGAGCTGTTCGATTCGCTCGCGGCCGCGATACATCGCTTGCCGAATTCGGCCTACCGTCTTGCCCCAGCCAAAGACCTGCTCGATGCACTTGCGCTTGCGCTGACTGATGGCGTAACCGGGCCAACGCGTTGTGCGCCCGTCGATTGCCGAGCCGCCGGCTCGGCCGTCGTTTTGCGCCACATGCGGCGTGACACGATTTTCGCGGCACGACGCCACAAAGCCTGCCGTGTCGTAGTTCTTGTCAGCGCCAACGGTGATGGGGCTGTCGGCAAGAAACGCCGCATCGGCGAGCATATGGGTCGCAGCGTCGCGCTCGGCCGTGCCGCTCGCCTGCGTGACCTGGGCGTTGACAACCAGGCCATGCCGGTTATCGGTCAGCACATGCCCCAAATAGCAAAGCACCGCGCCGGTGCCGCGACTCTTGCGAAACAAGCGCGCCTCGCTGTCCGTGCTCGATTCATGCGTCTCGTTGCTGCGTTTCTCGCCGTGCCAGTTCTCGCGCTGGCGACTGCCGCCCTCAGGCGGTGTGTCGTCGTCTGATTTGTCTTTGCGCACGAAGCTCTTGTGTCCCGCCCAAGCCTGAATCAGCGTGCCGTCCACGCTGAAATGCTCGCCCGAGAGGTGGCCACGCGCGTGCGCAGTCTCAACCGTTTCGTTAAACAAACTGACGATGACGTCGTGAACCAGCAAGCGCTCGCGGTTCTTACTGAACGTCGAGTGGTCCCACACGGCATCGTCCATCGCCAAGCCGACGAACCAGCGGAACAGCATGTTGTAGGAGATTTGCTCCATCAGCATGCGTTCGCTGCGAATTGAATACAGCACTTGCAGCAACAGCGCACGAATGAGCTTCTCAGGTGCGATGCTTGGCCGGCCG from Pandoraea vervacti encodes:
- a CDS encoding IS5 family transposase translates to MRGADSYTESMFTVTTLDNFVPANHPLRPIRNWLNDALKRMDPVFRRMYESDAKGGRPSIAPEKLIRALLLQVLYSIRSERMLMEQISYNMLFRWFVGLAMDDAVWDHSTFSKNRERLLVHDVIVSLFNETVETAHARGHLSGEHFSVDGTLIQAWAGHKSFVRKDKSDDDTPPEGGSRQRENWHGEKRSNETHESSTDSEARLFRKSRGTGAVLCYLGHVLTDNRHGLVVNAQVTQASGTAERDAATHMLADAAFLADSPITVGADKNYDTAGFVASCRENRVTPHVAQNDGRAGGSAIDGRTTRWPGYAISQRKRKCIEQVFGWGKTVGRIRQAMYRGRERIEQLFVLTQAAYNLTRMRTLAAKAA
- a CDS encoding ACT domain-containing protein, with product MKPTLINPVRELPKLLRFMRPELSSKRYAFASLPPEADLSTVSPLCCFAEQEGVSVIVEYAQAIAANIPCHRQIYRMIVLTVYSDLNSVGFLAAISQALANEDVPCNVVSAHFHDYLFVPDELANNAIQCLENLSKSIRFADT
- a CDS encoding fatty acid desaturase, with protein sequence MEQEGISLADLTGKCGWRPAVDIALDWILILLSVVAVQHFYTNFCFVLALLVIGNRQRALGNLLHEAAHGNLVPGRLRNDVLAYALLAPATYSSLAAYRRMHARHHGMVGDQHLDPDHINIGGTWRRHWTLAYFRVVFSIDRWSGSLLGDLRQWHQRPFTVFAILCWWAVVSLALFIICGSRYIELFAVLWWLSRATIFHAITSFREMCDHYGLPYGGIFSVTRDLSLDDRWVAGLAILIHPHNNGYHLTHHLLPNVPYYNLPRASTAIGVLPVYRAEAHRCSSYTRGNRAMIREWADTADA